The sequence below is a genomic window from Nicotiana tomentosiformis chromosome 6, ASM39032v3, whole genome shotgun sequence.
GGGACCCGGATGAAATCCTAGTGAATCTGGCACTAGTGACACTTCTGCACGTAGCATATTCTGTCgttttccatagtcatccaaaagtatccaacTCTCAAACTCTTCTTGGCTAAAGTGAACCCGTTCATCTAGGGCCCGCATGTCCCAGCATGTATTTCCTCCAATAGTCGGGTTGCTTCAGCAGcgtctacacatctcaacaaacaaAAGTCTGGGATCCTCCTGTACAGGACTTCCCTGTTGAGGAAAAAGTGGTTTGCCAGCCTCTTGAGGGCTTgcttttgaccattagtagcattCTCTAGGTATACCTTGGTCGCAAGGAATTTCTTGATGTCGTGGTACCATAGCTTACCATCGGGTTCTTCTTCTATATGGAAGCAATAGGCATGTTGATCCCTGATCTCTACCTCGATAGGGTCGATGTAGTTCTTATCTGGATGTTGAATCAAAGACGATAGGGTTGCAAGGGAGTCGGCGAACTCGTTCTGAATACTGGGGACGTGCTTGAACTTAATCTTTGTGAACTTTTTGCATAGCTCCTTCAAACAGCGCAGGTACGGTagtatcttgacattcttggtggaCCATTCTCCTAGGGCTTGGTGTATAAGCAATTCAAAATCTCttatgaccaaaagttctttgataTTCATGCCGACTGCCATTCTCATTCCAAGGATGCACGCTCTgtattcagccatattattggtacaagggaaTATTATCTTTGTTGATGCTGGATAGTGTTGTCCAGATTCTGAAATCAGGACTTCCCTAATTCCGACTCCTTTAAAATTTgctgctccatcgaaaaacattatCCACCCAGGGTATGATTCTGCAATATCTTCCCTAAAAATAGTACTTCTTCATCGAAAAAATATGTGGTAAGAGGTTCGTAATCTCCATCCACTGGATTCTTGGCTTGGTGGCCGGCCAAAGTTTGTGCTTTGATAGCcttctgagttatgtacacaatgtcaaatttgtTAAGGAGAATTTGCCATTTAACTAGATTTCCAATAGGCATTGGCTTCTAAAAAATGTACTTGAGCAGGTCGAGCCGAGATATCAGATGCGTGGTATACGCTGACATGTATTGCCTTAGCTTCTGAGCAATCCAAGTCAAAGCATAACAATTGTGTTCTATCAGGGTATACTTGGCCTCGCATTGCGTGAACTTCatgcttaagtagtagatggcctcCTATTTTCTCCCAATTTCATCATACTGCCCCAACACACAATCGAAGGCATTGTCCAAACTGACAAATAGAGTAACAAAGGTTTCCCTGGTTCGGGGCGAACCAGCACTGGCGGGTTGAGTTCAAATCGACTCTCAATACTCAAATTCTCATTTCTCAAAATATAGCTAAAGTTTCTTAAAATTTCACTTGAATTCtcctaattttgatgttaaatctcatgtataatcatgtaaaatagttgaaaattgaaCAAAATCACTTGCCTTAatattgtagatgaaaatccctcttcaaaatctcctCATACCCAGCATAAAGttccaaaaatgagagaatgtctCCAAAATCCCGTCTCCGAGCCCTTTTACCAGGTGCAGATGTCtagggatggcaatggggcggTGCGGATGCGGGGAGTGTGGGTTTGAGAGTTTGCGGTTGTGGGGCGggttcaaattttaaatttaaaaaaaatcacgtGGGGCAAGGTGGGTCGCGGGTTGGGGATTTAAATTTTTGAACTAAATGATCTCCACAGCCCAAAATACACTGTTATCAATTCATGTGTCTACAATGAATGA
It includes:
- the LOC138893615 gene encoding uncharacterized protein — protein: MFFDGAANFKGVGIREVLISESGQHYPASTKIIFPCTNNMAEYRACILGMRMAVGMNIKELLVIRDFELLIHQALGEWSTKNVKILPYLRCLKELCKKFTKIKFKHVPSIQNEFADSLATLSSLIQHPDKNYIDPIEVEIRDQHAYCFHIEEEPDGKLWYHDIKKFLATKVYLENATNGQKQALKRLANHFFLNREVLYRRIPDFCLLRCVDAAEATRLLEEIHAGTCGP